The genomic window AACGACCTGTTTTGTTGAAGGCGCTGTAACTGGTTTTTGATTGAATTCTAAATTAAGAGGAACTGGCGAACTTGCAGCGGTTACATCAACCAAATTTGGTTTAATGTCAACAAAACTCGTTCCTGTTAACCCGTTGCTGTCGGTTACTTTTACAGTAAAACGATACCAAACATTTGGCGTTTTTTCACCCTGATTCGAAGCTGTAAAGTTCCCTGATTTTACACCTTGCGGACTTGCCCCTGGATGCGAGTGGCCGGCTCCAGGAACATCTTCATGAAAAAGATCAATACTCCACGCGAAGGCACTTGCGGGTAGTGTTCCATCCTCGATATCAGTGGCTGCGGCTTCAAAAGGCACAATATCATCAGCATTCCATTTTAATGCAGGTAACGGAGAAACAATAGTAACAGTTGGTGCGTTGCTAAAAGGTGTCACAGTTAATGTGGCAGGATTGCTGGTTACATTTCCAGCTGTATTTGAAACAATCACTCGGTAAGCACCAGCACTTACATTGGTTACATTTGGTATAGTAAAACTGGCACCTGTTGCACCATTGATATTTATGTTATTGAACTGCCATTGATAAGTTAGACCAGTACCGCTCGCAGAAACGGTAAAAGTGACAGGATTAGTCTGCATTATAGATTGAGAAACTGGATGATTGACAATTGTTGGTGCTGCAGTTTCAATATAATCGAGTTTGATTAAAGAACCGTTGTTTCCGTAAGCGCAATAATAGATATAACCATCATTTCCAAGCATCATTCCGAGAGCATATTGCTGCGCCTGCGGAACGGTAAAGAAAGTTGTAGAAACAGGATCAGCAATATTAGGATCAAAAGATCGAATTTCGGTTCTCACGTAATCTTTAATGATAAATTTTCCTTGAAGATTAGGATAACGAGAAATTGCTGGATTATAAAGAAGACCATTTGTTAATGCATTTCCAATACTCCCTGTAGCATAAGTAAATATCGGATTGGTAAATAAATTGGTTTCCGTTTGTTTTCCATCGCCTCCCTGCGGATGTCCCCAAGCATAATTGCGAATGGCAGGATTGCTGATTTCATTTACTTCTTCCCAAGATGTTCCCACATCCAGCACATATAACTTATTCGCAGCTTCATTTGGAACCAGTCTCCAAGGGTTTCTAAAACCGTAAACCCAGATGCTTTGTCTTTGCACGGAGCCGCTTCCATAATAAGGATTTCCTGGAGCAGGCTGTCCATCTTCTGTTAAACGAAGAATTTTCCCCTTATAGGTATCTAAATCTTGGGAGTTGGTGTTGAGCTGACTATCACCGACAGTAACATAAAGATATCCGTTGAAGAATTTTAAATCTCCTCCGTTATGAAATCCGCCGCCAATAGGTTCCAAAAGCAGAATTTCCTGTCTGCTGACTACCTGATTGGCGTTATCGATTTTAACTCTCTCAATTCGGTGACGTACTACGGTTCCATCATTAATAGCGTAAAAAACATAGATAAAACCATTTGCGGCGAAGTTTGGATGCAGGGTTAAACCAAGTAATCCCTGCTCACTGTCTGTTATGGTTGCAACTGTAAAAACGGTTGAAACGATATTGTTTTGAAACACTTTTACAATACCGCCTCTTTCTGCAATAAAAATTCTTCCATCAGGCGATTGTTCCAGTGCTAGTCCTTCTCTAATGACAGCTGTAGGAGCTAGGTTTTGGGTAATATACTGTGAGTAGGATTTCGATGAAATCAATAAAACAAATAGCAGCAGGAAGTGACTAAATAAAGGATTGAAAATGTTAAAAGGTAGAGTTTTTCTCATAATTATTCAGAATTTTTTAATGATTTGGGTGATCAAATTTAATCTTTTTCTGTATAATTATTTAGTTTCTAACGATTTCTTTTAGATTATTTAATCCCTAAAATTTACCATTTTCCTAAAGTCTATATTCCCTCAGATTTAGCAGATTTTTATAAAAATGAATGAATTCTAATTCATATATTATTTCTCAATTATCATAGTAACTCCCTGTCCGCCGGCTGCACAAATAGAGATAAAACCTTTTCCTGAACCTTTTTCGTTAAGTAATTTTGCCATTACGCCAATGATTCTGCCGCCCGTTGCGGCAAACGGGTGCGCCGCGGCAAGACTGCTTCCTTTTACGTTTAATTTATTTCGATCGATAGCTCCTAAAGCTTTTTTTAAACCAATTGATTCGCTGAGCTCTGGACTTTCCCAAATTTTTAAGGTGGCTAAAACCTGTGCGGCAAAAGCTTCGTGAATTTCATAATAATCAAAGTCCTGAAGATTTAATCCAGCTTTTTCGAGCATTCTAGAAGCAGCAAATAGGGGAGCTAACAAAAGATTCTGCTGATTTTTAACGTACTCAATTGCAGCAATTTCTGCAAAAGAAATGTACGCTAAAATAGGAAGTCCCTGCTCTTTTGCCCATTCTTCACTTGCAAGTAGAATACAAGAAGCTCCGTCTGTTAAAGGCGTAGAATTACCCGCTGTCAAAGTACCGTTTACTTTATCGAAGGCTGGATTTAGTTTGGCTAATTTTTCAATTGTACTGTCTTTTCTTAAATTGTTGTCTTTTTCCAATCCATTAAAAGGCGTAATCATATCATCAAAAAAGCCTTCATCATATGCTTTTGCCATATTCAAATGACTTTTTAAAGCAAATTGATCTTGATCTTCTCGAGATATTTTATAATGTTTGGCAGTAATTTCGGTATGTCCGCCCATTGAAAGTCCTGTCTGCGATTCTTCATTTTTAGGAACCAACGGACTCAAATCTTTGGGACGAAGTTTTAGAAATAATTTGATTTTTTCGCCTAATGATTTCGCTTTTCTAGCATCTAATAATATTTTTCTAAGCTTCTCACTTACAGCAATCGGCATATCACTGATAGAATCGACACCGCCGGCAATTCCAGATTCAATTTGTCCTAGGGCAATTTTATTGGCGATATAAATGGCACTTTCAATTCCAGTATCACAGGCCTGCTGTAGATCGCACGCAGGAGTTGCAGGATCAAGACTAGTCTGCATCACACATTCGCGGATCAAATTGTTATCGTAAGTATGTTTAATAACGGCTCCACCGGCAACTTCTCCTAGTAATTTTCCTTTCAGCTCGTATTTATCAATAAGACCATTTAATGCTGCGGTCATCATTTCTTTATTGCCAACATTAGAATACGCTGTATTGGCTCTTGCAAAAGGTATTCTGTTATAACCTACAATGGCTACTTTTCTTATTGTATCTGGCTTCATGTCAATATTTTATTAAGTGAATTTTTTTTGAATTTGCAATTATAAAGATAAAAAGAGAATCTGGTATAATACTTAACCTAGGTTAATTTATCAGGAAATAACTTAAAGAAAGCTTTTGAATCGAATTTTCGTGCTGATTGTCTGTAAATTGTTAGATTTATTTAGAATGAATAAAAATAATTTGGAAAACCGAATATTTGAAATTACTTTTGCCCAGCAATTTAAAATCAAAACCAAAATGAAAATAATATTTAATAAGGGAGTTTACGTTTTTGCGCTTCTATTATGTTCTATAACAATGATGGGACAGGAGTTCGGGAAAGTGGCTGGTAAAGTTTCTTTGAGTGGTAATACGGCTGCCGAAAATATAGCTGTAACTTTAAAAGGAACTAAATATTCTGACGTTACGACTGTCTCAGGACAATATGAAATTACGAGAGTAAAACCAGGAAATTATACTATTGTAGTTAGTGCACTAGGTATTGATCCCGTTGAAGCCAATATAGTAGTAACAGCAAAACAAACGACGACTAAAAACTTTTCGTTAAACGAAAGTCAAGAAGATCTTCAGGAAGTAGTAATTACTAAAAATAAATACAAGCAGGATAAACCATCTATGTCTCTGCGTTTGCAGACACCAGTTTTAGAGATTCCGCAAAACATACAAATTGTAAGTGCTCAAACCTTAAAAGATCAGCAGATTACAAGTATGAGTGATGGAGTAATCCGTAACGTGAGTGGTGCTGTACGTTTGGAGCATTGGGGAGATTTGTATACGAATATTACCATGAGAGGTTCGCAAATTCAGGCATTTAGAAACGGATTTAATGTAGTTTCATCTTTTTGGGGTCCGTTAACAGAAGATATGAGTTTTGTAGATCATATCGAATTTGTAAAAGGACCGGCTGGATTTATGCTTTCGAGCGGGGATCCAAGCGGACTTTATAATGTCGTGACTAAAAAACCAACAGGAGTTACAAAAGGTGAAGTTAGTGCGATCGTAGGGAGCTATGATTTCTACCGAGTAAGTGTAGACCTTGACGGAAAATTAGATAAAAAAGGAAAATTATTATACCGTTTTAACGGAGCTGCGCAAAAGAAAGGTTCATTCCGTCCATTTGAACATAATGACCGCTATGTAATTGCACCAGTAATTTCATATCAATTTGATGACAAAACAAAATTGACATTTGAGTACAACTTTCAATATGCAAATATGACAGAAGTTGGTTCTTATTATGTATTTGGACCAAAAGCGGGAGGATATGCCACTATGCCGCGTGATTTCACAATGACAGCACCAGGTTTACCTGATACCAATATTCAGGATCACAGTGGTTATTTACAATTTGAACATAAATTCGATGACAACTGGAAATTAACAGCTCAGACTTCTTATTTCAAATATCTACAGCAAGGATATAGTTCTTGGCCGTCTGCTGTAGGACCTGTAACAACACCAAATGGAGATATTGCAAACGGTGAAATTATTAGAAATGTGGGTATCTGGGATGCAGATAGTAATATGTTTTTAGGACAGATTTTCGTAAATGGTAAATTTAATACTGGAGCAGTAAGCCATAAAATTTTAGGAGGAATAGATTTAGGAGATAAAGATTATGCTGCAGATTGGGGACAATCTCATGATCTTGACACGGCTGATAACCCTTTTAATATTTATAACCCAAATTATGGAACTCCATCAAACGGGTTTCCTCAATTTGATCACGATACGCCGCTTAGTCAAAGAGCAGGGGGACTTTATGGTACAGAATATGCTGCGGCTTATGTTCAGGATGAACTTGGTTTCTTTCGTAACAGATTAAGATTAACCCTTGCAGCGAGGTATACATGGATTAGACAGACTAACAGTTATGAGGTTGATCCAACAGAGGACAGCCATATAACACCGCGTGCAGGTTTAAGTTATTCTATTACTGATGACTTCGCAGTTTACGGATTATATGATCAAGCTTTTATACCTCAATCAGGATTAGTTAGAGATGGTGAATTAAAACCATTAACGGGTAACAACGTCGAATTTGGTATCAAAAAAGATTGGTTCGATGGTTCATGGAATACGACCTTATCTGTATACAATATTTTGAAAAAAAATGAATTAACTAGCGATCCATTAAGTAATCCGCAAAAACCAACTAAAATTGTGTTAGGCGAAAAAAGAGCGCAAGGTTTTGAATTTGATTTAAGAGGAAAAATATTTGATGGTCTTAACTTGATTGCAAATTATGCCTTTACAGAATCTATTGTAACGGAATCTAATGTGCGCGGAATTAATGTAGGTGCGGTAGTTCCTGGATATTCAAAACATACTGCAAATGCATGGTTAAATTATACCGTTCAATCTGGTAAAGTAAAAGGACTAGGAGCTTCTATTGGAGGAACTTTCCTTGACGGACGCCAGACTGACACTTGGGGAGAAGGTCTTGAGAAACTACCGACTTATTTTAAACTAGACGGAGGTTTATCTTATGAAATTGGAAAAGTAAAAGTTACAGCAAACGTATTTAATATTTTAGATAAATACTTATACAGTGGTTCTTACTATGAGTGGCTGCAGGCATACTACTGGCAGGCTGAGGCAGGAAGAAACTTTAGAGTTGGCGTTACTTACAAATTCTAAATAGATTTGTTTTTTTAGGCTCAAAGGAATAGAGGTGCAAAGGTTCAAAGGTTTAATACCAGAGTTTGAATTTTTGAATTGTCTCCAGTTTTAACTGGTAAAAATTAAGATTGAAAAAGGCTTTAGCAAAACTATTATTTTGCTAAAGCCTTTTTGTTTTAATTGATAAAATTTTAAAGATTCTCTCATTTTCAGAAATCGAAGAAAGGAAATCCTTTTAATCTCTGAAATCTGTGGCATAAAAAACTATCCCTTTCTAATCAAAGGAATCAGTTTTGTTCCAATTAACTCTATGGCATTCATTAATTGTATGTGTGTTAATCCAGCGTTGTCCATTTGAAATGTAAATCGATCGACGTCGCCAAGTGCTTCACTGTGACGCAGGATTTTCTCTGCAGCTCTTTCAGGGCTTCCGACAATTAAAACACCTAAGTCATCAATTAATCCGTCAAATTTATCTTTTGTAACTGGCGGCCAGCCGCGTTCTCTTCCTAATTTTGTCCATAACTCCGCATAACCTGGATAATAATCAGCAATGGCATTTTCTGTTGTTTTACCAACGTATCCTGGAGAATGTATTCCTACTTTTAATTCTTCTGGTTTATATCCTGCAGTTTTTCCAGCCTGACGGTATAAATCAATTAAAGGCTTAAAACGATGAGTTTGTCCGCCAATAATGGCAACCATTAACGGAAGTCCAAGCGAACCTGCTCTGATAAAAGATTCAGGTGTTCCGCCAACTCCAAGCCAAATCGGTAATTTTTCTTGTATAGCTCGTGGATATACAGGAAGATTATGGATCGCTGGGCGAAATTTTCCTTCCCATGTCACAAATTCATTGTCACGAATATGCAAAAGTAAATCTAATTTTTCGCTGAAAAGGGCATTATAGTCATTTAGATTATAGCCGAAAAGGGGATAAGCTTCAATAGAAGAGCCACGCCCTACAACAATTTCTGCCCTTCCTTTTGAAACCAGATCCAAAGTCGCAAAACTCTGATACACACGTACAGGATCGGCCGCACTCAAAACCGAAACAGCACTCGCTAAACGTATATTTTTTGTTCTGCCCGCCGCCGCACTTAATATTACAGCTGTTGCAGAATCTAAAAACTCTTTTTTATGATGTTCGCCAATTCCGAAAACATCAAGGCCAACCTGATCTGCAAATTCAATTCTTTGCAGCAATTGCTCCATCGCATCAACACTGCTCAAAGTGTTGTTATCTCCATACATTGCCGAAGCAAAACTGTCTATTCCTATTTCCATATATTTTTGATTTTCTTTAGGCAGTAAGCTATAAGCTTTAGACTTTGCTAAAAAGCTTATAGTCTACAGCTATATTAATGATTGTAAAAGGTAAGCATAAAGTTTTAAAGCATTTTAGGAAAGCCTACAGCCTATAGCTTAAAGCCTACTGCGAATATTAATGTGAGAATCCGAATGAAATACTGATAATGATGATCGTAATTACAATTAATGTTATTCCTACATACAAATAATCTTTCTCCAATAAAAACGAAAACAGTGATAGTAAAACCCGCAGTACTGGAGTTAAAAAGAGTAAAACAATACCCGTAAATATTAATGATTCTCCGTTTCCTTGAACTGCACCGTTGTAAACATCTGCGATTACTTCAAATATATTGCGGTCATTTTCCTTAAAAACAGAATAATCTTCTATTTGGCTTCCGTTGTGCATTAAATACACAATTCCTCCCATAAAAGCTACCGCTAACGAAATCCAAACCCCATAACGAAGTAAGTTTCCTATGATTGACTGAAAGTCTTTTTCTCCAAATTTTTCTTCTTGTACCATCTTAGATTTTTCCATTTAGTCCGTTATAAATCATATTTACTGCCAAAACGAAAATCAGACAAGCAAAAAAGATTCTCAATTTTTTCGGATTGGTGCGAACTAATATTTTAGCACCTGCCATAGCTCCAAACAAAACTCCAATTACAACCGGCATACAAATTCCAGGTTCAATATATCCTTTTTGAATATAAATGACAGAACTCGCCATTGCTGTCACACCCATCATAAAGTTACTCGTTGTGGTCGAAACCTTAAACGGAACTCTCATAATATTGTCCATTGCAATTACTTTAAAGGCGCCAGAACCAATTCCGAGTAAACCAGACATCATTCCTGCAATTCCCATCATGCTGAAACCGCCTAGAACATTTTTGGTTCCATAATGAATAATTTCGCCGTCATGAGAAGGGTAAGTTCCTTCTAATTTTAATTTTTTAGCCAGCGGACTGGATTCTAAAACGATGTGTTCTTCTTTTTTTCGAAGAGAATTAACAGCCGAAAAAATCAAGGTTAAACCGAATAAAACGGCTATAAAAGAAGTAGGAGCGACAGTAGAAAGCAATGCGCCGCAAACAGCACCAATTGTGGTTGCGATTTCGAGAAAAATTCCCATTCGCATATTGGTAATTCCTTCTTTTACATAAGCTGCAGCAGAACCTGAAGAGGTCGCAATAACAGAGACCAAAGCGGCTCCAATTGCATAATGAATGTCGACTCCGAGAATAATAGTAAGAAGCGGAATGATTATAATGCCGCCTCCCAAGCCTGATAATGAACCGATAAAGCCTGCTAAAAAGGCACCTAGAATCATTATAAGCGTAAAGGTAAGTATTGTCATTAAGATATGTTTTTGTATCTGCTAATTTACGAATACAAATTTGTTCGAAACAGCATTATGACCTTAAATATACCTTAAAAATGCTTTGAGGTAAAATTCCCTCATTTGATCTTAAATCTTCAATCTCAATTTAGTAGGCGGATAGCCGAAAATCCTTTTAAAAGCAATGCTAAAGTTTGATACATTTTGATAACCAGAGAGATGACTTATTTCCTGAATAGAAAGTGATGTATCTGATAAATAATGTCTGGCATTGTTCATTCTGATTTCCTGCAGATAGCCAAAAACAGTATCGCCAAAAACGGTTTTAAAACCTTCTTTTAATTTGGTTTGGTTGACGCCGACTTTTCGGGCTAATTCAACAATAGTGTAAGGATTATCAATATTTTCGCGTATTAACTGCGCTGCATATTTTATTTTCTCCACATCATTTCCCGTTAGATTAATTGCCTCTTTTTCGGAGTCTAAATTGTGATGGCTTAAGGCAATAAGTTCATAAATTTTAGATTCCATGTAGATTTTTCTGGTCAAACCTTTGTAAAAACAATTTTTTATATCCTGCATTACGCCAA from Flavobacterium fluviale includes these protein-coding regions:
- a CDS encoding PQQ-dependent sugar dehydrogenase, which gives rise to MRKTLPFNIFNPLFSHFLLLFVLLISSKSYSQYITQNLAPTAVIREGLALEQSPDGRIFIAERGGIVKVFQNNIVSTVFTVATITDSEQGLLGLTLHPNFAANGFIYVFYAINDGTVVRHRIERVKIDNANQVVSRQEILLLEPIGGGFHNGGDLKFFNGYLYVTVGDSQLNTNSQDLDTYKGKILRLTEDGQPAPGNPYYGSGSVQRQSIWVYGFRNPWRLVPNEAANKLYVLDVGTSWEEVNEISNPAIRNYAWGHPQGGDGKQTETNLFTNPIFTYATGSIGNALTNGLLYNPAISRYPNLQGKFIIKDYVRTEIRSFDPNIADPVSTTFFTVPQAQQYALGMMLGNDGYIYYCAYGNNGSLIKLDYIETAAPTIVNHPVSQSIMQTNPVTFTVSASGTGLTYQWQFNNININGATGASFTIPNVTNVSAGAYRVIVSNTAGNVTSNPATLTVTPFSNAPTVTIVSPLPALKWNADDIVPFEAAATDIEDGTLPASAFAWSIDLFHEDVPGAGHSHPGASPQGVKSGNFTASNQGEKTPNVWYRFTVKVTDSNGLTGTSFVDIKPNLVDVTAASSPVPLNLEFNQKPVTAPSTKQVVANAALQTLNAPTPQYAGNIRYDFDHWSQGGTANQTFKAPASGTITYTAIYTPTTLQNAPYQGIIAQIPGIIEAENYDIGPGAFLDKNGGGDTAYRPGDGVGTEVCNEGGFNLAYVAKDEWLKYTAKVNTTGNYTINLRVATPYNTRKLHLEVDGVNATGVINIPNTGGFQNWQTVTIPNIVLTQGTHVITLYFDENDTNVNKMEFVLSGSTTSPIADFEFTPQMGCLNNAVTFTSVSIGTVDTYSWNFGTGAQPATAAGIGPHSVIFSTEGTRDISLTVTNTNGSNTKNVSFMVENCNLGVENPNGESNKIMVYPNPSKGIFHLSKELEWTLYSTGGSKIKQGSGNLISISELASGIYFLKTNASSKAIPLSKL
- a CDS encoding acetyl-CoA C-acetyltransferase — encoded protein: MKPDTIRKVAIVGYNRIPFARANTAYSNVGNKEMMTAALNGLIDKYELKGKLLGEVAGGAVIKHTYDNNLIRECVMQTSLDPATPACDLQQACDTGIESAIYIANKIALGQIESGIAGGVDSISDMPIAVSEKLRKILLDARKAKSLGEKIKLFLKLRPKDLSPLVPKNEESQTGLSMGGHTEITAKHYKISREDQDQFALKSHLNMAKAYDEGFFDDMITPFNGLEKDNNLRKDSTIEKLAKLNPAFDKVNGTLTAGNSTPLTDGASCILLASEEWAKEQGLPILAYISFAEIAAIEYVKNQQNLLLAPLFAASRMLEKAGLNLQDFDYYEIHEAFAAQVLATLKIWESPELSESIGLKKALGAIDRNKLNVKGSSLAAAHPFAATGGRIIGVMAKLLNEKGSGKGFISICAAGGQGVTMIIEK
- a CDS encoding TonB-dependent receptor, with the protein product MKIIFNKGVYVFALLLCSITMMGQEFGKVAGKVSLSGNTAAENIAVTLKGTKYSDVTTVSGQYEITRVKPGNYTIVVSALGIDPVEANIVVTAKQTTTKNFSLNESQEDLQEVVITKNKYKQDKPSMSLRLQTPVLEIPQNIQIVSAQTLKDQQITSMSDGVIRNVSGAVRLEHWGDLYTNITMRGSQIQAFRNGFNVVSSFWGPLTEDMSFVDHIEFVKGPAGFMLSSGDPSGLYNVVTKKPTGVTKGEVSAIVGSYDFYRVSVDLDGKLDKKGKLLYRFNGAAQKKGSFRPFEHNDRYVIAPVISYQFDDKTKLTFEYNFQYANMTEVGSYYVFGPKAGGYATMPRDFTMTAPGLPDTNIQDHSGYLQFEHKFDDNWKLTAQTSYFKYLQQGYSSWPSAVGPVTTPNGDIANGEIIRNVGIWDADSNMFLGQIFVNGKFNTGAVSHKILGGIDLGDKDYAADWGQSHDLDTADNPFNIYNPNYGTPSNGFPQFDHDTPLSQRAGGLYGTEYAAAYVQDELGFFRNRLRLTLAARYTWIRQTNSYEVDPTEDSHITPRAGLSYSITDDFAVYGLYDQAFIPQSGLVRDGELKPLTGNNVEFGIKKDWFDGSWNTTLSVYNILKKNELTSDPLSNPQKPTKIVLGEKRAQGFEFDLRGKIFDGLNLIANYAFTESIVTESNVRGINVGAVVPGYSKHTANAWLNYTVQSGKVKGLGASIGGTFLDGRQTDTWGEGLEKLPTYFKLDGGLSYEIGKVKVTANVFNILDKYLYSGSYYEWLQAYYWQAEAGRNFRVGVTYKF
- a CDS encoding LLM class flavin-dependent oxidoreductase, whose protein sequence is MEIGIDSFASAMYGDNNTLSSVDAMEQLLQRIEFADQVGLDVFGIGEHHKKEFLDSATAVILSAAAGRTKNIRLASAVSVLSAADPVRVYQSFATLDLVSKGRAEIVVGRGSSIEAYPLFGYNLNDYNALFSEKLDLLLHIRDNEFVTWEGKFRPAIHNLPVYPRAIQEKLPIWLGVGGTPESFIRAGSLGLPLMVAIIGGQTHRFKPLIDLYRQAGKTAGYKPEELKVGIHSPGYVGKTTENAIADYYPGYAELWTKLGRERGWPPVTKDKFDGLIDDLGVLIVGSPERAAEKILRHSEALGDVDRFTFQMDNAGLTHIQLMNAIELIGTKLIPLIRKG
- a CDS encoding DUF1634 domain-containing protein — encoded protein: MEKSKMVQEEKFGEKDFQSIIGNLLRYGVWISLAVAFMGGIVYLMHNGSQIEDYSVFKENDRNIFEVIADVYNGAVQGNGESLIFTGIVLLFLTPVLRVLLSLFSFLLEKDYLYVGITLIVITIIIISISFGFSH
- a CDS encoding sulfite exporter TauE/SafE family protein, with amino-acid sequence MTILTFTLIMILGAFLAGFIGSLSGLGGGIIIIPLLTIILGVDIHYAIGAALVSVIATSSGSAAAYVKEGITNMRMGIFLEIATTIGAVCGALLSTVAPTSFIAVLFGLTLIFSAVNSLRKKEEHIVLESSPLAKKLKLEGTYPSHDGEIIHYGTKNVLGGFSMMGIAGMMSGLLGIGSGAFKVIAMDNIMRVPFKVSTTTSNFMMGVTAMASSVIYIQKGYIEPGICMPVVIGVLFGAMAGAKILVRTNPKKLRIFFACLIFVLAVNMIYNGLNGKI